One Chryseobacterium wanjuense genomic region harbors:
- a CDS encoding DUF2683 family protein, whose amino-acid sequence MSTITIHTENENQINLLKALLKELKINFEINKDEKKLTEWQKEKILKGISDISEGKFSSSESVGDKARKCLE is encoded by the coding sequence ATGAGCACAATTACGATACATACAGAAAATGAAAATCAAATTAATTTATTGAAGGCACTTTTGAAAGAGCTGAAAATTAATTTTGAAATCAATAAAGATGAAAAAAAACTTACAGAATGGCAGAAAGAAAAGATTTTGAAAGGAATTTCTGATATTTCTGAAGGAAAATTCTCTTCAAGTGAATCTGTTGGTGATAAAGCAAGAAAATGTTTAGAATAA
- the rimM gene encoding ribosome maturation factor RimM (Essential for efficient processing of 16S rRNA), which produces MRKEDCYLLGKITRRHGLAGNVILKLDTDQPELYNKLESIFVEINGLLVPFFIAKSAWSKTDALNIAFKNSTEALVDQSLGKNVYLPLSTLPKLSGKQFYYHEVIGFTIFDEENNNCGVIQSVNDQTAQNYFVTSFGGKEIVIPIIKDWILEVNREEKSIKMQLPEGLIDVFLVPSKKDE; this is translated from the coding sequence ATGCGTAAAGAAGATTGCTATTTATTAGGAAAAATCACACGCAGACACGGACTTGCGGGAAATGTAATCCTGAAACTGGATACAGATCAACCCGAGCTTTACAATAAATTGGAATCAATATTCGTTGAAATCAACGGACTATTGGTTCCTTTTTTTATTGCAAAATCAGCATGGAGCAAAACAGATGCTCTTAATATCGCCTTCAAAAATTCTACGGAGGCCTTGGTAGATCAGTCTTTGGGTAAAAATGTTTATTTGCCGTTGTCTACCTTACCAAAACTTTCCGGAAAACAATTTTATTATCACGAAGTGATCGGTTTTACGATCTTTGATGAAGAAAATAATAATTGCGGAGTTATTCAATCGGTGAATGATCAGACTGCCCAGAACTATTTCGTAACCAGTTTTGGAGGAAAAGAAATCGTAATTCCTATCATTAAAGACTGGATTCTTGAGGTGAACAGAGAGGAAAAATCCATCAAAATGCAGCTTCCAGAAGGTCTTATTGATGTATTTCTAGTTCCTTCGAAAAAAGACGAATAA
- a CDS encoding helix-turn-helix domain-containing protein: protein MNTLRNGEFFGQTNKTLRFDGLTITDTEYTHAFVDWHYHENPYFTFLLQGNMKEGNKKEIYDCSAGTLLYHHWEDAHYNIKPDIFTRGFHLEISEDWFEKYQILKSKTEGSLNIKNPALKLLIYNIFKETKMNDHSFELQIHQLLLHLFSQLSDQKSNPEKKPNWVRQIDEILHENFTEKLSLAELSKTLNIHPMHLSRDFQKHFHCNLGDYIRKLKIEKSLKLLNEYESLSELALECGFSDQSHFIRCFKDNIGITPLKYRKILK from the coding sequence ATGAATACTCTTCGTAATGGTGAATTTTTCGGACAAACCAACAAAACCCTCAGATTCGATGGATTGACCATTACGGATACAGAATATACCCACGCTTTTGTTGACTGGCATTATCATGAAAACCCATATTTCACCTTTCTGCTACAGGGGAATATGAAGGAAGGGAACAAAAAGGAAATCTATGACTGCTCCGCCGGAACATTGCTTTATCATCACTGGGAAGATGCCCATTACAACATAAAACCGGACATTTTCACAAGAGGATTCCATCTTGAAATTTCAGAAGATTGGTTTGAAAAATATCAAATTTTGAAAAGTAAAACAGAAGGAAGTTTGAATATTAAGAATCCTGCTTTAAAATTATTGATTTATAATATTTTTAAGGAAACAAAAATGAATGATCATTCGTTTGAATTGCAGATTCATCAGCTTTTATTACATCTTTTCAGTCAATTATCAGATCAAAAAAGCAATCCGGAAAAGAAACCAAACTGGGTACGTCAGATCGATGAGATCCTGCACGAAAATTTCACAGAAAAATTGAGTTTAGCTGAACTTTCAAAAACGTTAAATATTCATCCGATGCATTTGAGCAGGGACTTTCAAAAACATTTTCATTGTAATCTCGGAGACTATATCAGAAAGCTGAAAATTGAAAAATCACTGAAACTTTTAAATGAATACGAATCGCTTTCCGAACTTGCATTAGAATGTGGGTTTTCGGATCAGAGTCATTTTATTCGCTGCTTTAAAGACAATATTGGGATTACTCCGTTGAAATATAGAAAGATTTTGAAATGA
- a CDS encoding 30S ribosomal protein S16: protein MSVKIRLQRHGKKGKPFFHIVVADSRARRDGRFIEKLGTYNPITNPATIELNVDSAVKWLNNGAQPTDTARAILSYKGALYKKHLQGGVAKGAFDEAEAEKRFNAWVDAKDAKVQGKVEGLTKAQADAKKAALEAEAKVNEARIAAAAQAEADAKAAEEAANAPAEEATTEATEGEAPAAESTEENTEA from the coding sequence ATGTCAGTAAAAATCAGATTACAAAGACACGGAAAAAAAGGTAAGCCTTTCTTCCACATCGTGGTTGCAGATTCTAGAGCTAGAAGAGATGGTAGATTCATCGAGAAACTAGGAACTTACAACCCAATTACTAACCCAGCAACTATCGAGTTGAACGTTGATTCTGCTGTGAAGTGGTTAAACAACGGTGCTCAGCCGACTGATACTGCTAGAGCTATCCTTTCTTACAAAGGTGCACTTTACAAAAAACACTTACAAGGTGGTGTTGCTAAAGGTGCTTTTGATGAGGCAGAAGCTGAAAAAAGATTTAATGCTTGGGTAGATGCTAAAGATGCAAAAGTTCAAGGTAAAGTAGAAGGCTTAACTAAAGCTCAGGCTGACGCTAAGAAAGCTGCTTTAGAAGCTGAAGCTAAAGTAAATGAAGCTAGAATCGCTGCTGCTGCACAAGCTGAAGCTGATGCTAAGGCTGCTGAAGAAGCTGCAAACGCACCTGCTGAAGAAGCTACTACTGAAGCTACAGAAGGAGAAGCTCCTGCTGCTGAATCTACAGAAGAAAACACTGAAGCTTAA
- a CDS encoding type II toxin-antitoxin system RelE/ParE family toxin, protein MFRIIWSHQAETDYIDTLKYWVAHNQSNTYSSKLIIEVEKKEKLIAQNPNIGTPSEIAGVKYVLIDKNFSLYYRTNEDVVEVLAFWDNRRNPENLSL, encoded by the coding sequence ATGTTTAGAATAATCTGGTCGCATCAGGCAGAAACTGATTATATTGACACACTGAAGTATTGGGTTGCTCATAATCAATCAAACACGTATTCTTCCAAACTCATAATAGAAGTAGAGAAAAAAGAAAAGCTTATCGCTCAAAATCCCAATATTGGTACTCCATCGGAAATAGCAGGTGTGAAATATGTTTTAATTGATAAAAATTTTTCACTTTATTATAGAACTAATGAGGATGTCGTTGAAGTTCTCGCATTCTGGGATAACAGGAGAAATCCGGAAAATTTGAGTTTGTAA
- a CDS encoding serine hydrolase domain-containing protein, producing MKPIILFALILISSLSFSQVKNIIEPEKIENSVQKNHLNKIIFLDKVIALENIKENDLLKTMTFQEDKDFDIRVFMDNSLVNYLHQIDPILSADELLKKGNYQFNFFVDGKLIYTENLNPGAGTADSKKIKTTFRIPFISTKNEDLWGRYLWMRFYLANSGIDALEPGNHLLKVEIKPYLKTPDLKVGNKIADGEIQLIIPKKNISEQQIAIQKILPGSDWQVSKEKFNQEKIRLLNKKIAENRFREITGIVVIKNEKLLLEEYFNHSGRDSLQDTRSVGKSFSSALMGIAIKDGYIKNENQALKEFYDLKQLGNYSSKKDQVTIKSLLTMSSGFNGNDDDYESPGNEENMYPTDNWIKFILDLPMTDNTIGKKWSYFTAGVVLTGDILDKSVPKGLKDYADQKLFQPLKISNYKWQFTPQQKPSLAGGLRMSTLDFAKFGQLYKNNGTWNGKTILDKEWIKKTFTNYFTDTKDFDGYGYLFWRKIYKVGNKNYEAYQSSGNGGNKIIIFTEIPVVMVITAKAYNKSYAHVQADKIVQEYLLPAVYE from the coding sequence ATGAAACCAATCATCCTATTCGCTTTAATTCTAATTTCCAGTCTTTCTTTTAGTCAGGTTAAAAATATTATCGAACCCGAAAAAATTGAAAATTCTGTTCAGAAAAATCATTTAAATAAAATTATTTTTCTAGATAAAGTCATTGCTCTAGAAAATATAAAGGAAAACGATTTATTGAAAACCATGACCTTTCAGGAAGATAAGGACTTCGACATCCGTGTTTTTATGGATAATTCTTTGGTTAATTATTTACATCAAATTGATCCCATTTTATCTGCAGACGAATTGCTCAAAAAAGGAAATTATCAATTTAATTTCTTTGTTGACGGAAAATTAATCTACACCGAAAATCTCAATCCGGGAGCCGGAACAGCAGATAGCAAAAAAATTAAGACAACCTTTAGAATTCCTTTTATCAGTACTAAAAATGAAGACTTGTGGGGAAGATACCTGTGGATGCGTTTTTATCTTGCCAATAGTGGAATTGATGCTCTGGAACCCGGAAATCACCTGCTAAAAGTTGAAATAAAACCTTATTTAAAAACACCGGATTTGAAAGTTGGGAACAAGATTGCAGATGGAGAAATTCAATTAATTATTCCTAAAAAGAATATTTCCGAACAGCAGATTGCCATTCAGAAAATCCTTCCGGGTAGTGACTGGCAAGTTTCTAAGGAAAAATTTAATCAGGAAAAAATCCGGCTTTTAAATAAAAAAATTGCTGAAAACAGGTTTAGGGAAATTACAGGTATTGTTGTTATTAAAAATGAAAAATTGCTTTTGGAAGAATATTTTAATCATTCCGGTCGGGATTCTTTGCAGGATACACGCTCAGTCGGAAAATCGTTTTCATCAGCATTAATGGGCATTGCCATTAAAGACGGTTACATTAAAAATGAAAATCAAGCCCTGAAAGAATTTTACGATTTAAAACAATTGGGGAATTATTCTTCTAAAAAAGATCAGGTGACGATTAAAAGTTTACTGACGATGAGTTCAGGATTTAACGGAAATGATGACGACTACGAATCTCCCGGAAATGAAGAAAATATGTATCCAACCGACAACTGGATAAAATTTATCCTTGATTTACCTATGACAGACAATACAATCGGAAAAAAATGGAGTTATTTCACCGCTGGAGTTGTATTGACCGGAGATATTTTAGATAAATCCGTTCCGAAAGGCTTGAAAGATTATGCAGATCAAAAATTGTTTCAGCCGTTAAAAATCTCGAATTACAAATGGCAATTTACCCCTCAGCAAAAGCCTTCATTGGCAGGCGGATTGCGAATGAGCACTTTAGATTTTGCTAAATTCGGACAACTGTATAAAAATAATGGTACATGGAATGGGAAAACAATTTTAGACAAAGAATGGATAAAAAAAACGTTCACCAATTATTTCACTGATACCAAAGATTTTGATGGTTACGGCTACCTCTTTTGGAGAAAAATATATAAAGTTGGAAATAAAAATTATGAAGCCTATCAATCCAGTGGAAATGGCGGAAATAAGATCATCATATTTACAGAAATCCCTGTCGTAATGGTAATTACAGCAAAAGCTTACAACAAGTCTTATGCGCATGTACAGGCTGATAAAATAGTACAGGAATATTTGCTACCCGCGGTTTATGAGTAA
- the asnS gene encoding asparagine--tRNA ligase, with product MKKQTIKEILQDYKKVLHHDITVYGWVRTFRANRFIALNDGSTINNLQIVVDFENFDEEIINKISTASSLKIVGEVVESQGAGQDVEILAKKITILGDNFTEERDKTILQPKKHTLETLREQAHLRFRTNLFGAVFRVRHAVSFAVHAFFNQNQFFYINTPVITGADAEGAGEMFGVTNFDLNNIPRDEQGDIDFSQDFFGKKTNLTVSGQLEGETAAMGLGRIYTFGPTFRAENSNTTRHLAEFWMIEPEVAFNNLEDNIDLAEDFLKYVIQYVLDNCKDDLDFLDKRFAEEQKTKAEKERAKEGLIEKLQNVVAKRFKRVSYTEAIEILLNSKENKKGKFQYPVEKWGTDLQSEHERYLVEKHFESPVVLFDYPKEIKAFYMKLNDDNKTVAAMDVLFPGIGEIIGGSEREARLDVLKQKMADMHVDEHELWWYLDTRKFGSVPHAGFGLGLERLVLFVTGMTNIRDVIPFPRTPKNAEF from the coding sequence ATGAAAAAGCAGACAATTAAGGAAATCCTGCAGGATTACAAGAAAGTATTACATCATGACATTACGGTTTACGGTTGGGTAAGAACATTCCGTGCAAATCGCTTCATCGCGCTTAATGATGGTTCTACGATTAATAATTTGCAAATAGTTGTTGATTTCGAAAATTTCGACGAAGAGATTATTAATAAAATAAGTACGGCTTCTTCTCTGAAGATCGTAGGTGAAGTGGTAGAAAGTCAGGGAGCGGGACAAGATGTAGAGATTCTGGCTAAAAAAATTACCATTTTAGGAGATAACTTTACTGAGGAAAGAGATAAAACGATTCTTCAACCTAAAAAACACACTTTAGAAACATTGAGAGAACAGGCACATTTAAGATTTAGAACAAACTTATTCGGAGCTGTTTTCAGAGTGCGTCATGCAGTGAGTTTTGCAGTACATGCATTCTTCAACCAAAACCAGTTTTTTTACATCAACACACCGGTAATTACGGGAGCTGATGCAGAAGGAGCAGGTGAAATGTTTGGAGTGACCAACTTTGATCTCAACAATATTCCGAGAGATGAGCAGGGAGATATTGATTTCTCTCAGGATTTCTTCGGTAAAAAGACAAACTTAACGGTTTCCGGACAGCTTGAGGGGGAAACTGCAGCCATGGGATTGGGTAGAATTTATACTTTCGGGCCTACTTTCCGTGCAGAAAACTCAAACACAACGAGACACCTTGCAGAATTTTGGATGATCGAGCCGGAAGTTGCTTTTAACAACCTGGAAGACAACATCGACCTGGCGGAAGATTTCTTAAAATATGTGATCCAGTATGTATTGGATAACTGTAAAGATGATCTGGACTTCCTAGACAAACGTTTTGCGGAAGAACAAAAAACAAAAGCTGAAAAAGAAAGAGCAAAAGAAGGTCTTATTGAAAAGCTGCAAAATGTTGTTGCTAAACGTTTCAAGAGAGTTTCTTATACAGAAGCGATTGAGATTTTATTAAACTCAAAAGAAAATAAAAAAGGCAAGTTCCAGTATCCTGTTGAAAAATGGGGAACAGATCTTCAGTCTGAGCACGAAAGATATCTGGTGGAAAAACATTTTGAAAGCCCGGTAGTGTTATTCGATTATCCGAAAGAAATCAAGGCATTCTACATGAAACTGAACGATGACAACAAAACGGTTGCCGCGATGGATGTACTTTTCCCGGGAATCGGAGAGATCATCGGAGGTTCGGAAAGAGAGGCGAGATTGGATGTTTTAAAGCAGAAAATGGCAGATATGCATGTAGACGAGCACGAGCTTTGGTGGTATCTTGATACCAGAAAATTCGGTTCCGTACCACACGCAGGATTTGGATTAGGATTGGAAAGACTGGTACTTTTTGTAACGGGAATGACCAATATCAGAGATGTGATTCCTTTCCCAAGAACACCGAAAAACGCAGAGTTTTAA